In one Thermanaerovibrio velox DSM 12556 genomic region, the following are encoded:
- a CDS encoding DUF969 domain-containing protein: MLKLVGVGIVVLGLSLRLNPLLVVLGAGVATGLVAHMGVWDILEALGNAFVTNRYMSLFVLTLPVVGILERHGLREQAERFVSSLRGATAGRVMLLYMLFRQLTCTLGLQLGGHPTFVRPIVAPMAEGALVKNGPLSPRLSDKVRAMAASAENYGNFFGQLIFIASGGLLLIKGVMDQAGHPVDLMRMGLYAIPTAVCALGAAFVRFTLFDRSSASGISKGGEVD, from the coding sequence TTGTTAAAGCTAGTGGGCGTAGGGATAGTAGTTCTAGGGTTGAGCTTGCGCCTTAACCCGCTGCTTGTGGTACTGGGGGCCGGTGTGGCCACCGGTCTGGTGGCCCACATGGGGGTTTGGGACATACTGGAAGCCCTGGGCAATGCATTTGTGACGAACCGCTATATGTCCCTTTTCGTGCTCACCCTTCCGGTGGTAGGTATACTGGAGAGGCACGGTTTGCGAGAACAGGCGGAGAGATTTGTATCCTCCCTAAGAGGCGCCACTGCAGGGCGGGTTATGCTGCTTTACATGCTGTTCCGCCAGCTAACCTGTACACTTGGCCTTCAGCTTGGGGGACACCCCACATTTGTAAGGCCCATAGTGGCCCCCATGGCGGAGGGTGCCCTTGTTAAGAACGGCCCCTTGAGCCCAAGGCTTTCCGATAAGGTCCGGGCAATGGCGGCCTCGGCGGAGAATTACGGCAACTTCTTTGGCCAGCTCATATTCATAGCCTCCGGAGGTCTGCTCCTAATAAAGGGGGTTATGGATCAGGCGGGACACCCGGTGGATCTCATGAGGATGGGGCTTTATGCCATCCCCACCGCGGTCTGTGCACTTGGGGCTGCGTTCGTCAGGTTCACCCTGTTCGACCGCTCATCCGCCTCAGGGATCTCAAAGGGGGGTGAAGTGGATTGA
- a CDS encoding alpha-aminoadipate/glutamate carrier protein LysW, which yields MDGTRLNGICVVCEGVVSLPEGSCVGEIVPCPDCGVELEVLSLEPLELTEAPQVQEDWGE from the coding sequence ATGGATGGTACGAGGCTTAACGGGATTTGTGTGGTGTGCGAGGGAGTCGTTAGCCTGCCAGAGGGCTCCTGTGTGGGCGAGATAGTGCCGTGTCCGGACTGCGGGGTGGAGCTGGAGGTGTTGTCCCTGGAGCCCCTGGAGCTCACCGAGGCCCCGCAGGTGCAGGAGGACTGGGGGGAATAG
- a CDS encoding helix-turn-helix domain-containing protein — protein MAVSVTQQELASNIGCSRVTVARVLKRFEREGVVERRGRKIVVSNLEALTGLRDGVR, from the coding sequence ATGGCCGTATCGGTGACTCAGCAGGAGCTGGCGTCCAACATAGGATGTTCAAGGGTCACCGTGGCAAGGGTTCTAAAGAGGTTCGAGCGGGAAGGGGTGGTGGAGCGGAGGGGTAGGAAGATCGTGGTGTCGAACTTAGAAGCCCTTACCGGATTAAGGGATGGGGTCAGGTAG
- a CDS encoding amidohydrolase, which translates to MVNARIWTMKEGEGAEISRGAVLIEGGRIVQVGEDVELKGPVEVVDAKGAILTPGLIDAHTHAGICEEGVPEDPDPVNEETSPVTMGLRALDGINPNDEAFSNALEAGVTCVNVVPGSANVIGGSGAVVRTFGRTLDEMLVLPHSGMKAALGENPMRVHGRKDRLPSTRMGNAYCLRKAIQDALNYRQRKLRALEKGEHFDLDLGMENMIPVLEGRCPLRIHCHRADDICTAVRVCREFGVPFTLEHGTEGHLVADLLASLSRDGVSVAVGPTQSSKSKIELRNKTWETLVAFSKAKVRYCIITDHPVIPIETLQVAVALAVRHGLDPLEAMRGVTLRAAEHLGIGHRMGSVEAGKDADLVLWTGDPTDVRHRPLWVMVGGEMAFVNSRA; encoded by the coding sequence GTGGTGAACGCAAGGATCTGGACCATGAAGGAAGGGGAAGGGGCGGAGATATCGAGGGGTGCGGTTCTGATTGAGGGTGGCAGGATAGTCCAGGTGGGGGAGGACGTGGAGCTAAAGGGTCCCGTGGAGGTCGTAGACGCCAAGGGGGCCATACTCACCCCGGGCCTTATCGACGCCCACACCCATGCGGGCATATGTGAGGAGGGGGTCCCAGAGGACCCGGATCCGGTGAACGAGGAGACCTCGCCGGTTACCATGGGATTGAGGGCCTTGGACGGCATAAACCCCAACGACGAGGCTTTTTCTAACGCCCTTGAAGCTGGGGTCACCTGCGTTAACGTGGTCCCAGGCAGCGCCAACGTCATCGGTGGGTCAGGGGCGGTGGTAAGAACCTTTGGGAGGACCTTGGACGAGATGCTTGTGCTTCCCCATTCGGGGATGAAGGCGGCTCTTGGGGAGAACCCGATGAGGGTTCACGGCAGGAAGGATCGGCTGCCTTCAACCCGGATGGGGAACGCCTACTGTTTGCGGAAGGCGATTCAGGACGCCTTGAACTATCGGCAGAGAAAGCTGAGGGCCTTGGAGAAGGGGGAGCACTTCGACTTGGACCTTGGCATGGAGAACATGATCCCCGTTTTGGAGGGCCGCTGTCCCTTGAGGATTCACTGCCACCGGGCGGACGACATCTGCACCGCCGTCAGGGTGTGCAGGGAGTTTGGGGTTCCCTTCACCCTGGAGCACGGCACCGAGGGTCACCTTGTGGCGGACCTTTTGGCCTCCCTGTCCCGTGATGGGGTAAGCGTTGCGGTGGGCCCCACCCAGTCCTCCAAGAGCAAGATAGAGCTGAGGAACAAGACCTGGGAGACCCTGGTGGCGTTCAGCAAGGCCAAGGTGAGGTACTGCATCATCACCGACCACCCGGTGATACCCATCGAGACCCTTCAGGTGGCGGTGGCACTGGCGGTCCGTCATGGTCTTGACCCCCTGGAGGCCATGAGGGGGGTGACCTTAAGGGCGGCGGAGCACCTCGGCATTGGCCATCGGATGGGCTCCGTGGAGGCCGGGAAGGACGCGGATCTCGTCCTTTGGACCGGGGATCCCACGGACGTGAGGCACCGTCCGCTGTGGGTCATGGTGGGTGGCGAGATGGCCTTCGTGAACTCCAGGGCATAA